One Prolixibacteraceae bacterium DNA segment encodes these proteins:
- a CDS encoding efflux RND transporter periplasmic adaptor subunit, which yields MVKKHPQERLKTKVRVKKIDKRPFYNEILSNGVVKATRKASIPFKVASTILNVYVANGDRVSKGALLAQLESRELNVQYRKAKLAYDKSLIDLKDKLLTYGVSSIEDTTKIRSEQLIMAKIESGYTRACIELESAKEDLRNVEVRAPFHGVISDLKAESFNPTTSYKKCCNIINDRKVWIDFTILEEEVLKVTKGARVKIILDADRTHTITGEVVSIDPSVDANGMVHVRGILSNAQHRLMDGMKADVIVSSLAGERLVVPKSAVLYRQSKKVVFVHHHGTAEWVYVKVGEENSQEVTIIEGDIKEGDEVVVSNNFNLAHKTPIQVIR from the coding sequence ATGGTAAAGAAGCATCCCCAAGAGAGGTTGAAGACCAAAGTTCGTGTGAAGAAAATAGACAAACGTCCTTTTTATAATGAGATACTAAGTAACGGAGTGGTGAAGGCAACTCGAAAAGCGTCGATCCCTTTTAAAGTTGCCTCCACGATATTGAATGTATATGTGGCAAATGGAGATCGTGTTTCCAAAGGTGCACTGTTGGCTCAACTAGAGTCAAGAGAGTTAAACGTTCAATACCGTAAAGCAAAACTTGCATACGATAAGTCGTTGATAGATCTAAAAGACAAATTGTTAACTTATGGAGTCTCTTCGATTGAAGATACTACTAAAATTAGATCGGAACAACTCATTATGGCAAAGATAGAGAGTGGATACACTCGTGCCTGCATCGAATTGGAGAGTGCGAAAGAAGACCTCAGAAATGTAGAGGTTCGTGCTCCTTTTCATGGTGTGATTTCCGACCTAAAGGCAGAATCGTTTAACCCTACAACTAGTTATAAGAAGTGTTGTAATATTATAAATGACAGAAAGGTGTGGATCGATTTCACCATTCTCGAAGAGGAGGTGTTGAAGGTTACCAAAGGGGCAAGAGTGAAAATAATCCTCGATGCAGACCGTACTCATACAATAACTGGAGAGGTGGTTTCTATAGATCCATCTGTAGATGCCAATGGGATGGTACATGTAAGAGGTATTTTGTCGAATGCACAGCATCGCCTAATGGATGGGATGAAAGCAGATGTGATCGTCTCATCTCTTGCAGGAGAACGTCTGGTGGTTCCAAAGAGTGCAGTCCTCTATCGTCAAAGTAAAAAGGTTGTCTTCGTGCATCACCATGGTACTGCCGAATGGGTATATGTCAAGGTGGGGGAAGAGAACAGCCAAGAGGTAACCATCATAGAAGGGGACATAAAAGAGGGAGATGAAGTCGTTGTAAGTAATAACTTTAATCTAGCTCATAAGACTCCAATACAAGTTATTCGATAA
- a CDS encoding efflux RND transporter permease subunit, whose translation MKHSFRINAIFVALAIVGLGLMMQLTIQLKPSYKGDKISVSFNWPNTTKRVIEQEVTSILESSFASIHGIEKIHSMSNNGRGKVDLQFKKETDMDAVRYEISSIVKNLYPKLPTGVSRPSIVSHKGGGHSDLLMTYVFNGKASNKALVAYLNRNIVPVIGAIDAVESVKVVGERPIQWLVRLKERRLQRLGLSETDVERTIYEYFEKRELGRFHLNEKEDHWQSFCFCGGADSQDTIHWNQIIVAQKEGRLIRLGEIAEVLEKEKEPKSYFRINGLNSLYLNIECVEGANQILLGDKIRDKMNRLHESAPSNIFFDLKYDASKRLKRERNDILMRSGLAILILLAFVYLISRDWRYLLLILFSLIINLAIAIIGYVGFKVQIHLYSLAGITVSLGIIIDNTIVTTDFLRRKKKYENNIFWAILASTLTTIGALSILFFLEEQQRMNLTDFAWVMIINLVVSLAIAYFFIPALMDKMPLTSLESRKKVGGLRKVTRMTYLYQQFIEGMMRHRKKVLFLWLLIFGIPLFLIPHRVGQRPNELKHGERQAWYVEAYNHSIGSEWVQEDFLPIFETLFGGVISHFNHYYETYSTRQTPREITIDMHAYMPDGTTLEQMNQFISQVENKLLEYDEITMFKSNVYPEYANLHIQFTKESQKGNFPKWLFGYLALFAEQTGSVDTQIFGIKDKSYSNVYRNVDASNCLTLLGYNYDQLQEFANTTKGLLEKEERVRNVIIHANRDRITKRRYDYIAYLDLHKLAKAKVSLSTIFQNLKANDYRPKEIPSVGVNGDIRSISIVPSQGKGIDIWQLQNLLIKSKDRGVRLKEVATVRKEMVFGGIEKENQQYVIQLHYDFIGPKILTKKMEKNIVEKVSIMLPIGYKIKQSSRDHYGWDSKDKKQFYLLLLVAIIIYVISAILLESLIQPLVVVLMIPLSYIGVFLTFILSHHPFGQGGYASLILLSGITVNSGLYIIYGYNNLNHKNRRSSLQNYLSSFNKKIIPILLTIGSTILGLIPFLIESNSSDFWFALAMGSIGGLLFSIVVVMVCLPLFLRVDDHRKKRIES comes from the coding sequence ATGAAGCATAGCTTTAGAATAAACGCTATTTTTGTGGCATTGGCTATTGTCGGTTTGGGGCTTATGATGCAACTGACCATACAACTCAAACCCAGTTATAAGGGAGACAAGATCTCTGTTTCGTTTAATTGGCCAAACACCACAAAACGTGTTATAGAGCAAGAGGTGACTTCCATATTAGAATCTTCTTTCGCCTCTATCCATGGAATAGAGAAAATACACTCTATGTCCAATAATGGAAGGGGTAAAGTGGATCTACAATTTAAGAAAGAGACCGATATGGATGCGGTCCGTTACGAAATCTCTTCGATTGTAAAAAATCTATACCCCAAACTACCTACGGGAGTAAGCCGTCCTTCCATTGTGTCCCATAAAGGAGGTGGTCATTCCGACCTCTTGATGACCTATGTGTTTAATGGAAAGGCTAGCAATAAAGCATTGGTTGCCTATCTAAACCGAAATATCGTTCCTGTTATTGGAGCCATCGATGCAGTAGAGAGTGTCAAAGTGGTTGGAGAACGACCTATTCAATGGTTGGTGCGATTAAAAGAGAGACGACTTCAAAGACTCGGGTTAAGTGAAACCGACGTAGAAAGAACCATATATGAATACTTTGAGAAGAGAGAATTGGGAAGATTCCATCTCAACGAAAAAGAGGATCATTGGCAATCATTCTGTTTTTGTGGAGGAGCGGATAGTCAAGATACGATCCATTGGAACCAGATTATCGTGGCTCAAAAAGAGGGTCGACTGATTCGATTGGGAGAGATCGCAGAGGTGTTGGAAAAAGAGAAAGAACCCAAATCCTACTTCCGAATTAATGGATTAAATAGCCTTTACCTCAACATAGAATGTGTAGAGGGAGCCAACCAGATACTTCTCGGAGATAAGATTCGAGACAAAATGAATAGACTTCATGAGAGTGCCCCTTCGAATATCTTTTTTGATCTAAAATATGATGCTTCAAAGAGGTTGAAGAGAGAGCGTAACGATATCTTGATGAGATCGGGACTGGCAATACTTATCCTTCTTGCTTTTGTATATCTAATCAGTAGGGATTGGAGATATCTTCTCTTAATCCTGTTCTCGTTGATTATCAACTTGGCTATTGCTATCATTGGATATGTAGGGTTTAAAGTTCAAATTCATCTATACTCTTTGGCAGGAATTACCGTATCATTAGGAATTATTATCGACAATACGATTGTGACAACAGACTTTCTGCGTCGTAAAAAGAAGTATGAGAACAATATATTTTGGGCAATTCTCGCCTCTACCTTAACCACCATTGGTGCGCTATCCATTCTCTTCTTTTTAGAGGAACAACAGAGAATGAATCTAACCGATTTTGCATGGGTAATGATTATCAATCTGGTCGTCTCTTTGGCTATCGCCTACTTCTTTATCCCTGCATTAATGGATAAAATGCCACTCACTTCCTTAGAAAGCCGAAAAAAGGTCGGAGGATTAAGAAAGGTTACTCGCATGACCTATCTATATCAACAATTTATCGAAGGCATGATGCGACATCGTAAAAAGGTACTCTTTTTATGGCTACTTATCTTTGGTATTCCTCTCTTTTTGATTCCCCATAGAGTTGGACAACGACCCAATGAGTTGAAACATGGAGAGAGACAAGCTTGGTATGTGGAAGCATACAATCATAGTATTGGAAGCGAATGGGTACAAGAGGATTTTCTTCCTATTTTTGAAACCCTATTCGGAGGAGTCATATCCCATTTTAACCACTATTACGAAACATATAGTACAAGACAAACACCCAGGGAGATAACCATTGACATGCATGCCTATATGCCTGATGGAACAACATTGGAGCAGATGAATCAATTTATCTCTCAAGTAGAAAATAAGCTCCTTGAATATGATGAGATTACGATGTTTAAAAGTAATGTCTATCCAGAATATGCCAACCTTCATATCCAATTTACCAAAGAGAGTCAGAAAGGGAATTTTCCTAAATGGCTTTTTGGGTATCTTGCATTGTTCGCAGAGCAGACTGGCAGTGTCGACACACAAATATTTGGGATAAAAGATAAGAGTTATAGCAATGTCTATAGAAACGTTGACGCTTCGAATTGTTTAACTCTTTTAGGATATAACTACGATCAACTTCAAGAGTTTGCCAATACAACCAAAGGCCTTCTAGAGAAAGAGGAGCGAGTAAGAAACGTGATTATTCACGCCAATAGAGATAGAATTACCAAGAGAAGATATGACTATATCGCCTATCTTGACCTCCACAAGTTGGCAAAGGCGAAAGTCTCTTTGTCTACCATATTTCAGAACCTGAAGGCAAATGATTATCGTCCAAAAGAGATCCCTTCTGTAGGTGTCAATGGGGATATAAGATCCATATCCATTGTTCCTAGTCAAGGAAAAGGAATAGATATTTGGCAACTTCAAAACCTTCTCATCAAAAGCAAAGATCGAGGAGTGAGATTGAAAGAGGTGGCAACCGTACGAAAAGAAATGGTCTTTGGAGGAATAGAGAAAGAGAATCAGCAATATGTCATTCAACTCCATTATGATTTTATAGGACCTAAAATTCTCACTAAAAAGATGGAGAAAAATATTGTAGAGAAGGTGTCGATCATGCTCCCTATAGGATATAAAATAAAACAGTCTTCTAGAGATCATTATGGATGGGATTCGAAAGACAAAAAACAATTCTATCTCCTATTATTGGTGGCTATCATTATCTATGTCATATCTGCGATCCTATTGGAATCGTTAATTCAACCATTGGTGGTGGTATTGATGATTCCACTATCCTATATCGGGGTATTTTTAACCTTTATCCTCTCCCACCATCCCTTTGGACAGGGAGGTTATGCATCGTTAATACTCCTATCGGGAATCACCGTAAACAGTGGTCTATATATTATCTACGGCTACAATAATCTAAATCATAAAAATAGACGTTCTTCTTTACAGAACTATCTATCCTCTTTTAATAAAAAAATCATCCCTATACTACTAACAATCGGTTCAACCATTTTGGGATTGATCCCATTCTTGATAGAAAGTAACAGTTCTGACTTTTGGTTCGCCTTAGCCATGGGGTCCATCGGAGGACTACTGTTTAGTATCGTCGTAGTGATGGTCTGTTTACCACTCTTCTTGAGAGTAGACGATCATAGAAAAAAACGTATCGAATCATAG